A single genomic interval of Arachis duranensis cultivar V14167 chromosome 7, aradu.V14167.gnm2.J7QH, whole genome shotgun sequence harbors:
- the LOC107458747 gene encoding ALA-interacting subunit 3, whose amino-acid sequence MSSSGAAGAGSTDSTAARRNTKRPKYSKFTQQELPACKPILTPRAVISAFLLVSVVFVPVGVASLLASRKVVEIVYRYDSKCIPKNVTNKVAYIQSSADKACSITLNVTKHMKSPVYIYYQLDNFYQNHRRYVKSRSDEQLRKHGEENETSTCKPEDMVNGRAIVPCGLIAWSLFNDTYSFSVNKRNLTVNKKGISWKSDRNHKFGKDVFPKNFQNSSIIGGAHLNESIPLREQEDLIVWMRTAALPTFRKLYGKIEEDLKEGELVNVTLNNNYNTYSFNGKKKLVLSTTTWLGGKNDFLGIAYLTVGGLCFFLALAFTIVYFVKPRQLGDPSYLSWNRNPGGH is encoded by the exons ATGTCATCTTCTGGTGCTGCTGGTGCTGGATCAACCGATTCCACAGCTGCAAGAAGAAACACCAAGCGGCCTAAGT ATTCAAAGTTTACACAGCAAGAACTTCCAGCGTGCAAGCCAATTCTTACGCCACGAGCG GTTATTTCGGCATTCTTGCTTGTTAGTGTTGTATTCGTCCCAGTTGGTGTTGCTTCATTACTCGCTTCACGAAAG GTTGTTGAAATTGTTTATAGGTATGATTCAAAGTGCATACCAAAGAATGTTACGAACAAGGTAGCATATATTCAAAGTTCTGCTGATAAAGCATGTAGCATAACACTCAAT GTGACCAAGCATATGAAGTCACCTGTTTACATTTACTATCAGCTTGACAACTTCTACCAGAATCATCGCCG GTATGTAAAAAGCCGAAGTGATGAGCAGTTGAGGAAGCATGGTGAAGAGAACGAAACAAGTACTTGTAAGCCTGAAGATATGGTCAATGGAAGGGCAATTGTACCTTGTGGTCTTATAGCTTGGAGTCTATTCAATGACACATACAGCTTCTCTGTCAACAAAAGGAATTTGACGGTGAACAAGAAAGGCATTTCTTGGAAGAGTGATAGGAATCACAAATTTGGAAAAGATGTTTTCCCTAAAAACTTCCAGAATAGTTCTATTATAGGTGGTGCACATCTGAATGAATCCATACCA TTGAGAGAGCAGGAGGATCTTATTGTCTGGATGCGAACTGCTGCACTACCAACTTTTAGGAAGTTGTACGGAAAAATAGAGGAGGATCTGAAAGAAGGTGAACTCGTAAATGTAACATTGAACAACAACTATAACACATACAGTTTCAATGGCAAGAAGAAGCTTGTGTTGTCGACTACTACCTGGCTTGGTGGGAAGAATGACTTCCTTGGAATCGCCTACCTTACTGTTGGAGGATTGTGCTTCTTTTTGGCTTTGGCTTTTACCATTGTATATTTTGTTAAGCCAAG GCAACTTGGAGACCCTTCATATTTGTCATGGAATAGAAACCCAGGAGGGCATTGA